A part of Carettochelys insculpta isolate YL-2023 chromosome 1, ASM3395843v1, whole genome shotgun sequence genomic DNA contains:
- the LOC142002470 gene encoding olfactory receptor 52B2-like: MMAANNQTFYVPVNFILTGIPGTEESHTWISIPFCLVYLGSLLGNSLLLFIIVTERNLHEPMYLLLSMLAAADLLLSNTTVPKMLAVFWFRDGEISFVACLTQMFLIHCSFISESGILMVMAFDRYIAICNPLRYTTILTKPVIGKIGLAVVTRSFCIIFPVVFLVMRLKFCRTIFLPHTYCEYIALSRLACENITVSLWYGVAVAIFAIGLDAVLIAVSYVLILRTVFQLPSKDARLKALRTCNSHICVILMFYTPSFFSNFAYRFGHIIPGYILNLLANLYVLVPPMLNPIIYGVTTKEILKHIEKVFYRGCSRGLLLS, encoded by the coding sequence ATGATGGCAGCCAACAATCAGACCTTCTATGTTCCTGTAAACTTCATCCTGACTGGCATCCCAGGTACGGAGGAGTCTCATacctggatctccatccccttctgcctgGTGTACCTTGGAAGTCTTTTGGGGAACTCCCTACTCCTATTCATCATTGTAACAGAACGGaacctccatgagcccatgtacctcTTACTctccatgctggctgctgctgatctGCTATTATCGAACACGACAGTGCCCAAGATGCTGGCTGTTTTCTGGTTTAGAGACGGTGAAATTTCTTTTGTTGCCTGTTTGACCCAGATGTTCCTCATCCATTGCAGTTTTATTTCCGAGTCCGGCATCCTGATGGTCATGGCATTTGATCGGTATATTGCCATCTGCAACCCCCTTAGATATACCACCATACTAACCAAGCCTGTGATTGGGAAAATAGGGCTGGCAGTTGTTACTAGAAGTTTCTGCATCATTTTCCCTGTTGTTTTTCTTGTGATGAGGCTGAAGTTCTGCAGAACCATCTTTCTGCCACACACTTACTGTGAGTACATAGCTCTATCCCGTCTGGCCTGCGAGAACATCACAGTCAGCCTCTGGTATGGTGTAGCTGTGGCTATTTTTGCAATTGGCTTGGATGCTGTCCTAATTGCTGTGTCGTATGTGCTGATCCTCAGAACTGTCTTCCAGCTCCCATCCAAGGACGCCCGGCTCAAGGCCCTGCGCACCTGCAACTCTCACATCTGTGTCATACTGATGTTCTACACACCATCCTTTTTCTCCAATTTTGCATACCGGTTTGGACACATCATCCCAGGTTATATTCTTAACCTGCTGGCCAACCTCTATGTGCTTGTTCCCCCTATGTTAAACCCCATCATTTATGGGGTGACAACAAAAGAGATCCTGAAACATATAGAGAAAGTGTTTTATAGAGGCTGCAGTAGAGGCCTCCTCCTGAGCTAA
- the LOC142007600 gene encoding olfactory receptor 52B2-like: MMAANNQTFYVPVNFILTGIPGTEESHTWISIPFCMVYLGSLLGNSLLLFIIVTEQSLHEPMYLLLSMLAAADLLLSNTTMPKMLAVFWFRDGDISFAACLTQMFLIHCSFLIESGILLAMAFDRYVAICDPLRYTTILTKLVIGKIGLAVVTRSFCIIFPVVFLVMRLKFCRTIFVPHTYCKYMAISRLACEDITVNFWYGIIVAILVISLDALLIAVSYVLILRAVFQLPSKDARLKALRTCNSHVCVILMFYTPSFFSNVAYQFAQIIPSYMLNLLANLNVLVPPMLNPIIYGVTTKEILKYVKKVFYRGCKGGLLLN; encoded by the coding sequence ATGATGGCAGCCAACAATCAGACCTTTTATGTTCCTGTAAACTTCATCCTGACCGGCATCCCAGGTACAGAGGAGTCTCATacctggatctccatccccttctgcatgGTGTACCTTGGAAGTCTTTTGGGGAACTCCCTACTCCTATTCATCATTGTAACAGAACagagcctccatgagcccatgtacctcTTACTctccatgctggctgctgctgatctGCTATTATCGAACACGACAATGCCCAAGATGCTGGCTGTTTTCTGGTTTAGAGACGGtgacatttcttttgctgcctgcTTGACCCAGATGTTTCTCATCCATTGCAGTTTTCTCATCGAGTCCGGCATCCTGCTGGCCATGGCGTTTGATCGGTATGTTGCCATCTGTGACCCCCTTAGATACACCACCATACTAACCAAGCTTGTGATTGGGAAAATAGGGCTGGCGGTTGTTACTAGAAGTTTCTGTATCATTTTCCCTGTTGTTTTTCTTGTGATGAGGCTGAAGTTCTGCAGAACCATCTTTGTGCCACACACCTACTGTAAGTACATGGCCATATCCCGTCTGGCCTGCGAGGACATCACAGTCAACTTTTGGTATGGCATAATTGTGGCTATTTTAGTAATCAGCTTGGATGCTCTGCTAATTGCTGTGTCTTATGTACTCATCCTCAGGGCTGTCTTCCAGCTCCCATCCAAGGACGCCCGGCTGAAGGCCCTACGCACCTGCAATTCCCATGTCTGTGTCATATTGATGTTCTACACACCATCCTTTTTCTCCAATGTTGCATACCAGTTTGCGCAAATCATCCCCAGTTATATGCTTAACTTGCTTGCCAACCTCAATGTGCTTGTTCCTCCCATGTTAAACCCCATCATTTATGGGGTGACAACAAAAGAGATCCTGAAATATGTAAAGAAAGTATTTTACAGAGGCTGCAAAGGAGGGCTCCTGCTGAACTGA